Proteins from a single region of Salinisphaera sp. T31B1:
- the ccsA gene encoding cytochrome c biogenesis protein CcsA yields the protein MALVILEVIVAALAYAGAAGAVWRHLADGRAYWHVTALAALGLTAQLIALIHISLHAGMLVIGLGTALSLFAWQAALLLWLFSLRESVGALGLVIYPVAAVCAIAGLLVPDTHSATESLAWPLQVHILLSVLAYGLLTLGAVQAGVLALQHRQLRRRPPSGMFVSLPPLQTMETLLFRLIGSGFFMLSLAIATGTLFIDHLFAQHLAHKTILSLVAWLFFAVLLYGRWRYGWRGRVAVRGALAGYGLLVLAYFGSKLVLELILGEHW from the coding sequence ATGGCGCTAGTCATACTGGAAGTGATCGTAGCCGCGCTGGCCTATGCCGGCGCGGCCGGCGCCGTATGGCGGCATTTGGCCGACGGGCGTGCTTACTGGCACGTCACGGCTTTGGCTGCACTGGGCCTGACCGCACAGCTGATCGCGCTGATCCATATCAGCCTGCATGCCGGCATGCTGGTCATTGGCTTGGGCACGGCGCTATCGCTGTTCGCCTGGCAGGCCGCGCTGCTGCTGTGGCTCTTCTCACTGCGGGAATCGGTCGGCGCTCTTGGACTGGTGATCTATCCGGTAGCCGCCGTCTGTGCGATCGCCGGACTGCTGGTGCCCGACACCCACAGTGCGACCGAGTCGCTGGCCTGGCCCTTGCAGGTTCATATCCTGCTGTCCGTGCTGGCCTACGGGCTGCTTACGCTGGGCGCGGTCCAGGCTGGTGTGCTTGCCCTCCAGCATCGCCAGCTGCGCCGTCGCCCGCCCTCGGGCATGTTTGTATCGCTGCCGCCACTGCAGACCATGGAGACCCTGCTGTTCCGCTTGATCGGCAGCGGATTCTTCATGCTCAGCCTGGCCATTGCCACCGGCACGCTGTTCATCGATCACCTGTTCGCCCAGCATCTGGCCCACAAGACGATCCTGTCGCTGGTGGCGTGGCTGTTCTTTGCGGTGCTGCTCTACGGACGCTGGCGCTACGGCTGGCGCGGTCGCGTGGCGGTCCGCGGTGCACTGGCCGGCTATGGTTTGCTGGTGCTGGCCTACTTCGGCAGCAAGTTGGTGCTCGAGCTCATTCTGGGCGAACATTGGTAG
- the ffh gene encoding signal recognition particle protein yields MFDSLSDRLNRSFQTIRGRGRLTEDNIKATLREVRMALLEADVALPVVKQFVEDIRARAVGNEVMTSLTPGQALIKIVKDELTALLGEANEGLDLRVKPPAVVLMAGLQGAGKTTSTGKLARYLKQREKKSVLVVSTDVYRPAAIDQLRRVAADVEVDFHPSAATDKPLAIAKSAMDAARRGFYDVLIVDTAGRLGIDDKMMAEIRGLNDALNPAETLFVVDAMTGQDAANTAKAFGDALPLTGVVLTKVDGDARGGAALSVRQITGKPIKFLGVGEKLEALEPFHPDRVASRILGMGDVLSLVEEAEQKVDRAKAEKLAKKLKKGKGFDLNDLADQLRQMQEMGGLGALMDKMPGGGQMPKGMAAAADDTQVKRMLAIVDSMTAQERAFPDVIKSSRKRRIAGGSGTQVQDVNRLLKQHLQMRKMMKKLKGGGMKKMMRAMQGMGGGGGMPGMGGGGLPPGMGR; encoded by the coding sequence ATGTTCGACAGTCTCAGTGATCGGCTCAATCGCAGTTTCCAGACGATTCGCGGTCGTGGCCGGCTGACCGAAGACAATATCAAGGCCACGCTGCGCGAAGTGCGCATGGCGCTGCTCGAGGCCGACGTCGCGCTGCCGGTGGTCAAGCAGTTTGTCGAGGATATCCGGGCCCGGGCGGTCGGCAACGAGGTCATGACCAGCCTCACGCCCGGTCAGGCGCTGATCAAGATCGTCAAGGACGAGCTCACCGCGCTGTTGGGCGAGGCAAACGAAGGCCTGGATCTGCGGGTCAAGCCGCCGGCCGTCGTGCTGATGGCCGGGCTGCAGGGCGCAGGCAAGACCACATCCACGGGCAAACTTGCGCGTTATCTCAAGCAGCGCGAGAAGAAATCCGTGCTGGTGGTCTCGACCGACGTGTATCGGCCGGCGGCCATCGATCAGTTGCGGCGTGTGGCCGCCGACGTCGAAGTCGACTTCCACCCGAGTGCGGCGACGGACAAGCCGCTGGCGATCGCCAAGTCGGCCATGGACGCGGCCCGTCGCGGTTTCTACGACGTGCTCATCGTCGATACGGCGGGGCGTCTGGGTATCGACGACAAGATGATGGCCGAGATCCGCGGCCTCAATGATGCACTGAACCCGGCCGAAACGCTGTTCGTGGTCGATGCCATGACCGGCCAGGACGCGGCCAACACCGCCAAGGCCTTCGGTGATGCGCTGCCGCTGACCGGCGTGGTGCTGACCAAGGTCGATGGCGATGCCCGCGGCGGCGCTGCGCTGTCGGTGCGCCAGATCACTGGCAAGCCGATCAAGTTCCTTGGCGTGGGCGAAAAGCTCGAAGCACTCGAGCCGTTCCATCCGGACCGCGTGGCGTCGCGCATCCTGGGGATGGGCGATGTGCTCTCACTGGTCGAAGAGGCCGAGCAGAAGGTCGACCGCGCCAAGGCCGAGAAGCTGGCCAAGAAACTCAAGAAGGGTAAGGGCTTCGACCTGAACGATCTGGCTGACCAGCTGCGGCAGATGCAGGAGATGGGCGGGCTGGGCGCGCTCATGGACAAGATGCCCGGCGGTGGCCAGATGCCCAAGGGCATGGCAGCGGCAGCCGACGATACCCAGGTCAAGCGCATGCTGGCCATTGTCGATTCGATGACGGCCCAGGAGCGCGCGTTTCCCGATGTGATCAAGTCGTCCCGCAAACGACGTATCGCCGGTGGCTCCGGCACACAGGTTCAGGATGTCAACCGACTGCTCAAGCAGCATCTGCAGATGCGCAAGATGATGAAAAAACTCAAGGGCGGCGGCATGAAAAAGATGATGCGCGCCATGCAGGGCATGGGCGGCGGGGGCGGTATGCCCGGCATGGGGGGCGGCGGCCTGCCGCCCGGCATGGGCCGATAG
- the rimM gene encoding ribosome maturation factor RimM (Essential for efficient processing of 16S rRNA), whose translation MSEAHPPIVLGRVNGLFGVRGWVKVYSYTRPADNLLDFDQWLLGRQDAWRPFRVLEARTQGKTLVARLAEAESGAVDDRDAAAELIDLDIAVPRTAMPALGEGEYYWFDLVGLDVYSRAGEPLGRVTGMMETGANDVLVLTGDRERLVPFVVGEIIDEVDIAGGRIVADWEPDY comes from the coding sequence ATGAGTGAGGCGCACCCGCCTATCGTGCTCGGCCGGGTCAACGGATTGTTCGGTGTCCGCGGCTGGGTGAAAGTCTATTCCTATACCCGGCCGGCCGATAATCTGCTCGACTTCGACCAGTGGCTATTGGGCCGCCAGGATGCCTGGCGGCCTTTTCGCGTTCTGGAAGCGCGTACCCAGGGCAAGACGCTGGTCGCCCGCCTCGCCGAGGCCGAATCCGGTGCGGTGGACGACCGTGATGCGGCCGCCGAACTCATCGACCTCGATATCGCGGTGCCCCGTACGGCCATGCCGGCGCTTGGCGAGGGGGAATACTACTGGTTCGATCTGGTCGGCCTGGACGTGTACAGCCGTGCCGGCGAGCCGCTCGGGCGAGTGACCGGCATGATGGAGACCGGTGCGAACGATGTGCTGGTGTTGACCGGCGATCGTGAGCGTCTGGTGCCGTTCGTGGTTGGCGAGATCATCGACGAGGTGGATATCGCCGGCGGCCGGATCGTGGCCGACTGGGAACCGGACTACTGA
- the trmD gene encoding tRNA (guanosine(37)-N1)-methyltransferase TrmD, which translates to MRIDVVSLFPEWIGQLEQFGVVGRGLRASTLELASWNPRDCADNANRRVDDRPYGGGPGMVMQAEPLARTIERVRAARADTHAPVIMLSPQGERFDQRWAERLAAGPGFVLVCGRYEGVDQRFVDRHVDIALSVGDVVLSGGELPAMMIVDAVARLVDGVLGDARSAQQDSFVEGRLDHPHYTRPAQALGEDVPTVLMSGDHARIERWRLKQALGSTWLYRPDLLAELDLSADQSRLLAEFVAEQTAPPK; encoded by the coding sequence CTGCGTATCGACGTGGTCAGCCTGTTCCCCGAGTGGATCGGGCAGCTGGAGCAGTTCGGCGTGGTCGGTCGCGGTCTGCGAGCCTCGACGCTGGAACTGGCCAGCTGGAACCCGCGCGATTGTGCCGACAATGCGAACCGGCGCGTCGACGATCGTCCTTACGGCGGCGGGCCGGGCATGGTCATGCAGGCCGAGCCGCTGGCCCGGACCATCGAACGTGTTCGCGCTGCACGCGCCGATACGCATGCGCCGGTAATCATGCTCTCGCCGCAGGGCGAACGCTTCGACCAGCGCTGGGCCGAGCGCCTGGCTGCAGGGCCCGGCTTCGTGCTGGTGTGCGGGCGCTACGAAGGCGTCGATCAGCGCTTCGTCGATCGTCATGTCGATATCGCGCTGTCGGTTGGCGACGTGGTGCTGTCCGGCGGCGAATTGCCGGCGATGATGATCGTCGATGCGGTCGCCCGCCTGGTCGACGGAGTATTGGGTGATGCACGCTCGGCGCAACAGGATTCGTTCGTCGAGGGTCGGCTCGACCATCCGCATTACACGCGGCCGGCGCAGGCGCTGGGAGAAGACGTGCCGACGGTGTTGATGTCCGGCGATCACGCCAGGATCGAACGCTGGCGTCTCAAGCAGGCGCTCGGTAGCACCTGGCTTTACCGGCCCGACCTGCTCGCCGAACTGGATCTGAGCGCCGATCAGTCGCGTCTGCTGGCCGAGTTTGTTGCCGAGCAGACCGCGCCACCGAAATGA
- the rplS gene encoding 50S ribosomal protein L19: MSNIIDELEAEQQSGKNIPEFSAGDTVTVQVRVKEGERERLQAFEGVVIAKRNRGLNSAFTVRKISHGEGVERVFQTFSPNLAEVKVLRRGDVRRAKLYYLRERSGKSARIKEKL, translated from the coding sequence ATGAGCAATATCATCGACGAACTGGAAGCCGAACAGCAGAGCGGCAAGAACATTCCCGAATTCTCGGCGGGCGATACCGTGACCGTGCAGGTCCGGGTCAAGGAAGGCGAGCGTGAGCGCCTGCAGGCCTTCGAGGGCGTGGTCATCGCCAAGCGCAACCGCGGCCTGAACTCGGCGTTCACGGTGCGCAAGATCTCCCACGGCGAAGGCGTCGAGCGCGTATTCCAGACATTCTCGCCCAATCTGGCCGAGGTCAAGGTCCTGCGCCGCGGCGACGTGCGTCGCGCCAAACTGTATTACCTGCGTGAGCGCAGCGGCAAGTCCGCGCGTATCAAGGAAAAGCTGTAA
- a CDS encoding C40 family peptidase, producing MNANQAILRPGAYIALGISALLVLSGCSGAPPHATAAESAATPTGTAPHGEIALPADTRAAITAYALEQLDAPYQANAVGPDAFDDSGLTYYAYRGAGASLPRETQAQLEAGKPIDLSEAAPGDLVFFRVDTPATGDRLLVGLYRDTGEAILASPAVNGEQGVSLIDLDDDFWQQRMVGVIRVLGP from the coding sequence ATGAATGCCAATCAAGCGATCCTCAGACCCGGGGCGTATATCGCCCTGGGTATCTCTGCCTTGCTCGTGCTGTCAGGCTGCAGCGGTGCGCCCCCGCACGCGACGGCGGCCGAGTCCGCCGCCACGCCCACTGGGACGGCCCCTCACGGCGAGATCGCGCTGCCGGCAGACACCCGGGCTGCCATCACGGCCTACGCGCTCGAACAGCTCGACGCACCGTACCAGGCCAACGCCGTCGGCCCCGACGCCTTCGACGACAGCGGTCTGACCTACTACGCCTATCGCGGCGCCGGGGCGAGCCTGCCACGCGAAACCCAGGCCCAGCTCGAGGCCGGCAAACCGATCGACCTCTCGGAAGCCGCGCCCGGCGATCTGGTGTTCTTTCGCGTCGACACACCGGCTACGGGCGACCGTCTTCTGGTGGGCCTGTATCGCGATACCGGCGAGGCGATCCTGGCCTCGCCGGCCGTCAACGGCGAACAGGGCGTGAGCCTCATCGATCTGGACGACGATTTCTGGCAGCAGCGTATGGTCGGCGTCATCCGAGTACTGGGGCCCTGA
- the trxB gene encoding thioredoxin-disulfide reductase: MSLETSDKPVVHHRLIILGSGPAGYTAAVYAARANLSPVLITGMEQGGQLMTTTDVDNWPGDVEGLQGPGLMQRMEAHAKRFDTEILFDHIHTTELASPPYRLEGDRGVYTCDALIIATGATARYLGLESETAFMGKGISACATCDGFFYKGKNVAVIGGGNTALEEALYLSNLAAHVTVVHRRDKFRGEKILADKLFDKAAHGNVTIVWDHELDEVLGDEMGVTGGRIRHKTSGQTQELAVDGIFIAIGHKPNTDIFAGQLDMEGGYIKVASGTQGNATATSQPGVFAAGDVMDHVYRQAITSAGTGCMAALDAEKYLDALIADEGPRDAHVESQVAHRAI; this comes from the coding sequence ATGAGCCTAGAGACGTCCGATAAACCCGTTGTACATCATCGTCTGATCATTCTCGGCTCCGGCCCGGCCGGCTATACCGCGGCGGTGTACGCGGCGCGCGCGAACCTGTCGCCGGTGCTGATCACCGGTATGGAACAAGGCGGCCAGCTCATGACCACCACCGATGTGGACAATTGGCCCGGCGATGTCGAGGGGCTGCAGGGCCCCGGGCTGATGCAGCGCATGGAGGCGCACGCCAAGCGCTTCGACACCGAGATCCTGTTCGATCATATCCACACGACGGAGCTGGCAAGCCCGCCCTATCGCCTCGAAGGCGATCGCGGTGTGTACACCTGCGACGCGCTGATCATCGCCACCGGAGCCACTGCACGATATCTGGGGCTGGAATCGGAAACCGCTTTCATGGGCAAGGGTATTTCTGCCTGCGCCACCTGCGACGGTTTTTTCTATAAGGGCAAGAACGTCGCCGTGATCGGCGGCGGCAATACCGCGCTCGAAGAAGCGCTGTATCTGTCCAATCTCGCCGCCCATGTCACCGTCGTGCATCGTCGCGACAAGTTCCGAGGCGAAAAGATTCTCGCCGACAAGCTGTTCGATAAGGCCGCCCACGGCAACGTCACCATCGTGTGGGATCACGAGCTCGACGAAGTGCTGGGCGACGAAATGGGCGTGACCGGCGGACGTATTCGCCACAAGACCAGCGGTCAGACACAGGAGCTGGCAGTCGATGGCATCTTCATCGCGATCGGCCACAAACCCAACACCGATATCTTTGCCGGCCAGCTCGACATGGAAGGCGGATACATCAAGGTGGCCAGTGGCACCCAGGGCAATGCGACCGCCACGAGCCAACCCGGCGTGTTCGCCGCCGGAGACGTCATGGATCATGTCTATCGCCAGGCGATCACCTCGGCGGGCACAGGTTGCATGGCCGCGCTCGACGCCGAGAAGTATCTCGATGCGCTGATTGCCGACGAAGGGCCGCGCGATGCTCATGTGGAAAGCCAGGTCGCCCACCGCGCGATCTGA